Genomic segment of Eriocheir sinensis breed Jianghai 21 chromosome 51, ASM2467909v1, whole genome shotgun sequence:
TCTCCTACTTGTTATTTACTATCATATTTACCATTATAATTATTTCCTTTCTACTATTCTACTTATACTAGATCCTATTTTACTTAATGTTATAATACTCGTGTAGATATTGATGCAATTTATAAACGTCGATTGAAGAGGATAGTTAGTtccctatagtagtagtagtagtagtagtagttgttgtagtagtagtactccCATAAGTTTATCCTTTTTAACAATCTCTTCGTTCATGcaatcagcaacaacaacaacaacaataaatcctaccgcagaacacacacacacacacacacacacacacacacacacacacacacacacacacacaagaaaaaaaatgtttacaaattaagcattcttcttctttttcttttcatttggcAACGTCCATTCTCTCAATGTTTTATTCTGTATCTCTTTCTTAATCAGTCTTCAGGTGTGCGTTGATTAGGGGAACACCTGTGCGTTCTGCGTCCCTCTCTGGTGGTcgtctcgttatttttcttctttctttgttttagttcttgtttttctagtcttctttttcttcttcttattcctcttcgttctcgtccttgtcttccttttcgtcttcgtccacttttatttatttttcttctacttcttcgtcttcgttttcttcatctgcttcgtccccatcttcctttctttttcttcttcttcttcttcttcgttctcgtctttgtcttccttttcgtcttcgtccacttttatttatttttcttctacttcttcgtcttcgttttcttcatctgcttcgccgccatcttcctttctttttcttcttctttttcatcttcccctcctcctcctcctcctcctcctcctcttcttgtacttcttcatcttctttcgtaACCTTTATAGTATGTGCTTGATAACGAATTGCTGTCACACGCCTGCAGTCCTTACTATTAAACCACCATTACCTTTGCCAGCCTTCCATTGGGGCCCTTAATTGTGTGACCTTGGTCCGCACGTGCTGGATAATTGGAATACCTTAACAGCACTTATCGCCCTGCCTGCCACCGCCTCAATCATCCCTGTGTGTTCTTTTCATTAGCTTAGTATACGCCCCATTGTTGTCTctgtcccacacacacacacacacacacacacacacacaccaataccaaTACAGGATCGTCGGTGTGCTAGTAATTGCtaagccgccgccaccaccaccttagGCTAGAGTGAACGAGTGCCATcgacctctcctcccttccaccggCACTATACCTTATGAAACAGGCATCTgctattctgttttttttcatctttcctctgaTCGAAGTTTTTTTATAAGAGACACGCGTACCAAAGTCGCCTCTGTTATTAAGTTTGATTGGTAGCTATCtgctctctgttcctcctctgtTCTCTTGGCAGGAGTAGCTTTGTTGAGGGTATCTCGTAACGTTATGTTCGCTCATTGCTCCGCGGGGCTCCTATATACAGGTTGACCCAATATAATCAAAGGGAAATTTGACCTCTCGCTCTCCATCTCACCCCCTCCcttaaaaaaaagcaaagaaagataGTTCATAGGAGTGTTCATAGATGCTCAGTAcatacattccttccttctttgaatattatttttttttcttccgtgaaCTAACATAGCATAGTCAGCCTTTGTACCTGACTCTACAGAAAACAAAATCACGTACAGAAAACGCTTGGGTTCATAGTAGACTGTTATAAAGTTTACTGAAGGTGAAAATGCGGTATAAGAAAGtgaagtttggggcatacgctgtagctgcgcgtgaccccggtgctcatctccgtcgcatcaGCCCTTGAGCATGTGGCGGGCGAGAACctatcaccccgggacacagggccggtGTGACATCCGCGTTACCACAGTTTAGCTTTCCAAGGTTTTCTCAGGAACCCATATTTCGACcagccccccaaaaaagatgaaaagCCAGGTTACCATTTCGAAGAGGGGCTGGGTTAATCATTTAATGTGGGCTAGCCTACCATATGAGGGAGGCTAGATTACTGTTTTAAAGAGGCTAGGTAAGTATTAGAAGAGGTAGGTTTCTTATTTCAAAAGGGAGTGAGGTGACTTGTATCAATCAAtcataatcacactctgtactgcctgggggttgggatggcatgctcctcccttctcctttgttgttttacttgcaacaataaactatcaatcaatcaatcaatcaatatttgACATGGaggagttttggggatttccacgggtagggtttttttttttttttttttttattaacaacaaagaagacagcacaagggcacaaaaaaaaacaataaaaaagcccgctactcgctgcgcctgtaaagaatccaaagaggtagccgaaagagaccgtggtggtagtatgaccctttactgtaccaagaacctaaaagACACCCATAAAAACCCGACAGATCTCcgttttggactttggaaatagttgatgtgagaggcggaggagtcTGATAATACAAACCTATATTCCTTGTTACTGCCATAGCGTACGTTATATAGTAATGTGAAGCACAGAGTTACCATGGGAATTATAATAGTTTGTCTGGTAACATCTCACCGCCACAGTTGCCAGATAGGAACACGCTCGTGACCAAAGGACTTATTCTTAATCGTCTCGGCACCTTAGATCCCCGTGTTGGAAAAGCCTCTGGTAGAAGTCGCGGGGGTTTTCATGCAGTgtttggtgaccctggtggtagctatACACGACTCCTGCGTCCTCAACGAGACAAACACACTCATGACCAAAGGACTTATTCTTAATCGTCTCGGCACCTCAGATCCccgtgtttgaaaagcctctggtAGAAGTCGCGGGGGTTTTCATGCAGTgtttggtgaccctggtggcagctGTACACGACTCCTGCTTCCTCAACGGGACAAACACACTcatgaacacccggttaatcttctcggtggccttgggaaaccgtcgcaatgggagcccgagacgtttCAGAATATATGGACCCACAAATTTCCCTGGTATCATGATCGGTTAGAGTTAGCCCGAGTTCCTCATAACCAGTAGTTTTAGGAGGTTATGAGGTTATCTAGTCGACACCGATATTGTTTACTGCTGTGTACAAGAGGAAACGACGAGGTCACGCACCCTTCTCATATCTTATCAAACTTAgggcaatgctctctctctctctctctctctctctctctctctctctctctctctctctctctctctctctctctctctctcacaaggacatacgatatagctgcgcgtggcctcggtgctcatctccgtgacattaACAGAACACACAATTTCACGCGTTTCCTTTAAAGCCAATCGTTGTCCTTTTGCTGCTCTgggatatgcttttttttttttttttttttttttacgggctgGGAATACCTAACcgccccccatacacacacacacacacacacacacacacacacacacacacacacacacacacacacacagacagatagacacctCTATTTCATgattcattttgtgtattttgcctgttcttttcttttaatctACTCTTCTTCCGCTTTTGCCTTGTGTTGTTAGTcgtcgttattttttttcattatctttgttACACTTAATGATTTGcttctatttctttgtttattcatttctgtcctctattctttttttttgtcctctttctcccGTCCCAACCTTGCTAGTCCTGTTTCCGAAGTCGGGGATGTTTGTTTCCATGTCATTTCTCAGCTTTTGTTTAGCATCAGCGCGTTACCTGCTCATCTTCTTAAGGCCATGGTTTCAGATATTGCTCAGGGTAAGACTGTAGCATGGTTGTGGGATGCATTTCCAGATTGCTATACTCTAAATATTGCTTGAtgatcgtactcagaacattgcttgatattatcgtactcagaacattgcttGATTATCATACTCGGAACATTGTttgatattatcgtactcagaacattgcttGATTATCATACTCGGAACATTGCttgatattatcgtactcagaacattgcttgatattatcgtactcagaacattgcttgatattatcgtactcagaacattgcttgatattatcgtactcagaacattgcttgatattatcgtactcagaacattgcttGATTATCACACTCGGAACATTGCttgatattatcgtactcagaacattgcttGATATTATTGTACTCAGAACATTGCTTGATTATCATACGCGGAACATTGCttgatattatcgtactcagaacattgcttGATTATCATACTCGGAACATTGCttgatattatcgtactcagaacattgcttgatattatcgtactcagaacattgcttGATTATCATACTCGGAACATTGCttgatattatcgtactcagaacattgcttGATATTATTGTACTCAGAACATCGCTTGATTATCATACTCGGAACTTTGCttgatattatcgtactcagaacattgcttgatattatcgtactcagaacatcgcttGATTATCATACTCGGAACTTTGCttgatattatcgtactcagaacattgcttgatattatcgtactcagaacatcgcttGATTATCATACTCGGAACTTTGCttgatattatcgtactcagaacattgcttgatattatcgtactcagaacatcgcttGATTATCATACTCGGAACTTTGCttgatattatcgtactcagaacattgcttgatattatcgtactcagaacattgcttgatattatcgtactcagaacatcgcttGATTATCATACTCGGAACTTTGCttgatattatcgtactcagaacattgcttgatattatcgtactcagaacatcgcttGATTATCATACTCGGAACATTGTttgatattatcgtactcagaacattgcttgatattatcgtactcaaaacgtCGCTTGATTATCATACTCGGAACATTGCttgatattatcgtactcagaacatcgcttGATTATCATACTCGGAACATTGTttgatattatcgtactcagaacattgcttGATTATCGAACTCTGAACATTGCACTCATCGGTTTCTGCCCAAAAGCTCTCACCGACGGTATGGAATCAAACTTGTCATCCATAAATGATTGTTCTAGACGAGTGGAAAGAATAAATCAACATTAAATACGCTGATTTGACTGTCGTATTTAGGTATCGCGGTCGTGCACATGGGAACGCTGGTTATCTGTACCACAAAGACAACACATCTTGAAAGGGAACAAAACTTGCTGTTCGGGGGAtgcgaagaggaaaaaggaagtaaattGCGAACAATCAAAATTTTGTCAAGAAAGTGATATTTTGTCAAGGAATGagaatttttttatctttttttttatggaataAGGAAAGTTAGAAGTTGTTTGATTTCTGGGCCTTGCAGCTTCTTGTCAGTATCCTGCCAAGTACTCCAGTGAATATTAGATAGCCTGGCCCGCAGCTTGTCGTTATCATGCCTATTGTCATACCCAGCTATGAAGTCCTTCTGGGCAGGGCTCTCACGAGGAATTCCCTCGCCGAAGCGCTGTTAACTTTCCCTTAATTATTGGACTAGTGTAAAAAATACTTATTCGCATTGTAAACTAATTATATCTCGACTGCGGAGCACACGAGAGCGTGTCGGAGTAGCTGCCATTGCGGGTTGAGGTTAGGAAGTGACTGGTGTCGTCAACCTCTGTCCGCTGACAACGTCGGAGAGCAACGTTGTCACGTGTTATGGACTTTTtacaattaatttttttttacaacaaaggaggcagctcaagggcacaaaaaaaggaagcaataataaaaaaaagcccgctactcgctgctcctaaaaaaagaatcaaaagaggtggccgaaagaggggtcaatttcgggaggagaggtgtcctgatacccttctcttgaaagagttcaagtcgtaggcaggaggaaatacagatgaaggaaaattgttccagagtttaccagcgtgagggatgaaagagtgaagatgctggttaactcttgcataaggggtttggacagtatagggatgagcatgagtagaaagtcgtgtgcagcggggccgcgggagggggggaggcatgcagttagcaagttcagaagagcagtcagcgtggaaatatcgatagaagatagagaggcaacatcgcgaccgagtttaagaggtagaagactatcagttggaggaggacagctgatgagacgaagagccttagactccactctgtccaggagagctgtgtgagtggagtaccccccacacgcgagatgcatacaccatacgagggcggacaaggctcctgtatatggatagtaactgcgcgggggagaagaactggcggagacgatacagaacgcccaacctcgaggaagctgattttgctATTATTCTAAAAAGCGACACATTCATAGCAGTGCATAACCATATccaatatataaacagaatattcAATGAACAATTTCAAacagtaaatagctgacatggAGAGAGAGTGATGTATTTGGGGTGATACCGCATCGATGGGTAGAGCGCGAGCCCCACCCAAACAGACTTCACATTTGATGATTTGAGTCTGACCATAGTAACCGCCTTCGGTGGCGAACTCACGTGATACAAGGGATTAGAGACGCCAGAAGTTATCATATTATCACTTTATTATATAATAATCAAAATATATTCATCAACAAGGAAAGCATAGCAAAGAACACGTGTGATGCCCTGCAGTGCCTCGGGGCCTCCAGGGCCGCCAGTCGCGTGCCAGAGAGCGAGGCGACGCCAGGGCCACAGCCACTCGTCCTCGGCCTGCTCGTGAGGACAGACAAGTGTGAAAACGAGTAATGAAGGTCCGCTAATTGGTAACACTTTACAAATCATGGCGATATGCATCTGTGGCGAGGTTGGCACTGACTATACACactaaacaaatataaaaaaagtgatCCCTTTCTGGAAGAATTTGTACAAGATCCCGACTAGGCGAGGCGGGCACGAAGCCGGAACTGGCCGGAACTGGCTTGTTCCGGCGGCCCAATAGTGAGTGCGAGCGTGGTCAGACGCCCACTTGAGAGCCAACGAAGTGGTCTCTTGAGCAAGGGGCTCAGACGGTGGAGCGGGAGGGGGAGCGTGGTGGCGAGGTGCTGGAGGGCCTCGCGGGGCTGTGCTTGGCCAGATACTGTTGGTACTCAAGCTCGTTGATCATCATCACCTGCTTGTTGGGCTCAGGGCTCTGGAGGGAgctggagcgagagagagatctGGGGGAGTTGGGAGGAGACTTGTTGCCTGGAGACCTGTTGCCGGGAGACCTATTGCCTGCGGACCTGCTGCTGCCGCCTGAGTTGCTGGACATGCTGGCCGTGCGTGACCTGATACCGTTGGGTATGGTGGGCAGGCGGGACCCCAGCCGCCGCTCGATCCACTTGAGCATGGAGAGCACTGCGTCTGTGGAGGGAAGGCGATGCGTCGCGGCTGACCGCAGGTTTTGTGACCTCGTGATTCTGAAGGTGACGGCCATGCCCTGCAGCGCCCGCATGGCGTCCTCGTCTGTCTTGTCGTCACCGGCGAAGATTGTGGACACGCGATCACACCAATCCAGACCGAAGAGTGTCCTGAGGATGTAGATGGCGGCGCGACCCTTGTTCCAGGTGACCGGGGGCCGGGCCTCGAAGGCTCTGTGTGACTGGTGCATTTTGATTCCCACTTCCTGGAAGAGCTCTTGCGCCCTTGAGGTGATGGCCGCAGTCTTGTTTGAGGGAACTTCCCGGTAGTGGAAGGCGATGCAGGAGCCTTTATTCTCCAGCCAGGCGCCGTCCACACACACCTCCTGCAGCCGCTGTTTCAACAGCTCCAGCTGCGTCTCGTACTCGTGCGGGACGGGGTGCATGAACATGGTGCCATCGGGGTGAACAATGTCGAAGCCGTGGTTACCGGCGTAGGTGATGCCCTCGATGCCAACCATGGACTTGACGTTTTCCAGGGAGCGGCCGGAGATGATGGCGATGTTGACGTCGGGCATGTGTGCCAGCCGCTCCAGCACGCGGCGAGTCTCAGGGGGCATCTGGGCCAGGTCTGGGTGGGGGGCGATGGGGGCGAGGGTTCCGTCGTAGTCAAGTAGTAGCGCCAGACGTGTGGATTCCGTCACGTAGGAGCCAAGGAACTCGCTGAAGTCCTCCTCGCCCATCGGGAAGCGGCCTGGTATCGCAGATTTGTCCTGGTCACTCAGGCAGTCGACTGTTTTCAAGAAATTTCTCAACCAGAAGTTGACGTCATGTTCCCTCTCTCGGCGACGCAACTGCTTCATTCTCATCTCCCGTTCGTCCTTGGGCATTGTAAGGGCGCGGTAGATTGTGTCGGCGAACTCGTTGGTCTCGTATGGATTGACGTGAAGGGCTTCGTGCATGGAGTTGCCGGCGCCAGCGAAGGGAGAAAGCAGGAGCACGCCGGGATCCCCTGTCTGGCAGGCCACGAACTCCTTAGCCACCAGATTCATGCCGTCCCTTAGTGGGGTCACCACTGCCACGGAGGAGTCGCGGTAGAAGGCAGCCAACTGGTCCTGCGACACACAGCCGTAGATGTATCGTATTGGGGACCAGTTAGGCGTTGAAAACTGTCCGTTGATCCTGCCGATGAGCTGGTCGAGCTCCTCCTTCAGTTCCTGGTACTCCTTGACGTCTGTGCGTGAAGGAACAGCGACCTGGAGGAAGGTGACTTTCTCCTTCAGCTCGGGGTGCTTTTCCAGGAGCGTTTCAAATGCGCGGATACGGTGGACGAGACCCTTCGTGTAGTCGAGGCGGTCCACGCCCAGCAGCAGCTGTTCCTGTGGGTTGTTCTTCACCACCTTGGGAGCCTTCTCTGCCAGCTGGACGAAGCGCTCGTAGGGGATGCTGATGGGCAGCGGGTTAATGGAGACTGTGCGGGAGTTGTGCTCTACCAACATCTGTTGTCTGTCGACGCGGCAGCCGAGGCGGCGCTGGCAGCAGTCAATGAAGTTGAGGCAGTAATCCTCGATGTGGAAACCGATGGAGTCACAGCCGAGGATGCCCTGGAGGAGCTCGTCGTCCCAGGGGAAGAGTCTCATGATGTCCCATGACGGGAAGGGAATGTGCAGGAAGAAGGCCATCTTGATGGGCAGGTTGAGCTCGTCGCACCTTTCCCTGATGGTGTTGGCGGCTAGCATCATGTGGTAGTCGTGCAGCCACACCAGCGGCACGGTGCCTGGGTTGCTCTCGTGCAGCCTCACCACGGCCTCCACGGTCAGTCGCGCGAACTCTTGGTTCACCAGACGGTACGCCTGCACGGGACAAGAGGCATCTGATCAGTGTCTGCATATATCACTATTCTCAAGATCGGATGCTTGTGCAGATTAAGCTTAATAATGTTACCTTTGCTTCATTATTAATAGTGTTCGCCAGTAAACACACTTGGCTCCAGGTGATCAGGACCTACCTCCCATTTGTCGGCCTCGAAGGTGGCGCGATCGGGCATGGAGTGGAAGAGTGGCCAGAAGGTCGCGTTGCAGCAGCCGTTGTAGTAGTCACTGAACACCTTCTTGGGGACTGTGACGGGCAGCACCTGCAACAACAAACGAGAAAAAACGGCATTACTCACGGCTCCGATTCAACCAGCTCAGTTATAACCCCGCCCCCCGAAGTGATGAGAGTTTTCTTGAAGCCCCAATGGCCACCTTTTAATTATTATAACTGTGGAATACAAGGCCACTTACAATATGAAAATGTTAAGTCACAGGTCCCACACACCCACGCGACACCTccagaatgaacgaatgaatgaataaatgcgAACGATATCAATCTAAAAATCAAATATGCATAATTAATCCATATCGCACGACTGACTGACTATGAGTACCACCGAACAGCACCAGCTTCACACGATAGATCATAAATAAACAAGTGgctcgccttccttccccttccccttgagTGTTATGTTGTCGCTTTGTTGTCTCGCCTATGTGACCCTCGTGAGCCTCTGAGGTGTGGGAAATTGGAATATTGGCGCAGCATCATGAAACTGCTCCTGGGACATTGCTGACCACTGCCATGCgtgatccagagagagagagagagagagagagagagagagagagagagagagagagagcatggacgGGTCGGTAGAATGCTCTGGAACACAACTCACGCACGGGCGACTCTCTGCGCTATCCAGTCTTACATCATAACATCTTAATCAACGTTCACTCATTCTATCCACCCGTTTAGAATATATGAATCATTAAGTTTTAGATGACGAGACTGATTGAATACCgtcatttgcgtgtgtgtgtgtggggagggtggagatgacagaggggggaggagggaggagtgaatgCACTGAGGCGGAAACCGATCAATGGAGTGTTCGGAGTACGATGATCTGATAACACTTCACGAGATCACTCACCTGGCTGCTCTTGAGGCCCGCGGTGGGAGACTGGTCGTTGGGGTCGGCCTCGGGGATCTCCAAGTTCTCGTCCTCAAGGTGGAGACCCGACCAGCCCACCCAGAGCCCGTTCGTCTCCACCACCACGGGGGCCACGGCTGTCACCAACCCGCCCGCGCTGGAACACAAGAAATCACGCCCTCAGTTACACGTTCTCGTTGGCTGAAGTTATTTTTCTGCCTGTTTTCGTCCCTATCCACCTCTGTGATCTTATATTTGTTCTCTTTATGACTGTTTCCATGTTTACTTCTAATCGCCTTCATCTATGTCATAATGTATCTATGTACAAGTTTATTTCTGCCTGTCCTTAGTTTTCATCCGTCTAAATATAACGTGTGAGGCATATTAATTAGTGTGTTGCTATTAGTTCCGTTTTTAGTTGCCATCCATCTTTTCATCCATCTTTTACTGTTTCTATAATTTTACCTCTTCCTGTGTTCGTCTTTCATTCGTCCATTCGGTCTGTATGTACTCAGCCTATTTATTACTACGTTTCTATAAGTGTACTCCTGCTTGCCAAAACCTGCATTCTTCTATATGGTCTGTGGAGATGGATAAACCTTTTGATGTATGTGATACCCTAAGAAGTTTACCCTCGCCTGTGTTATTTAAGTCTTCATCCTTTTAGTTCTTCTGTTTATACTAAGCccttgtgacttttttttttttttacagcaaaggagagttcaagggcacagaaaaagcaaacattaataaaaaaaaaaaaagcccgctactcgctgctcctaaaaagaatccaaagaggtggccgaaagataggtcagtttcgggaggagaggtgtcctgatacctgtgTTTGTATTATTCACTTGTTTCTTTTTGCCTGTTCTAGTACAATCATTACGCTAGATTATGagccaatttcacagtccaacacagtgtcttcgtaacagcccgaaccaaactatagaatcccatacaatccaaaatggtgaggtcttcgatgccacactaaatacacgacttttcctgtatagtttcatcaaatttgtgaacttaaatataaacaccagtcACTATACAAGgtaatttcgaaggctctggtattggtttgggagcttactaacccatcatggggaactgtgaaacttgCCCTATCTGTCTCTACTCACAAGGCGAAAGTGTCAACGTAAACACCGCAGACTTTCACGCGTCGACCTTATGGCACTCACCCGAACGTTACTCTCACCGTCTTGTGGTACTATGATCTCCACTATACCAGCATCGTTCACTCGTACCACATATTATCGATGCTTCATTatagtctcagtctctctctctctctctctctctctctctctctctctctctctctctctctctctctctctctctctctctctctctctctctctctctctctctctct
This window contains:
- the LOC126982678 gene encoding uncharacterized protein LOC126982678; translated protein: MQVKSTSPMVVVANRLPFCLGTDPDTGKLIRKQCAGGLVTAVAPVVVETNGLWVGWSGLHLEDENLEIPEADPNDQSPTAGLKSSQVLPVTVPKKVFSDYYNGCCNATFWPLFHSMPDRATFEADKWEAYRLVNQEFARLTVEAVVRLHESNPGTVPLVWLHDYHMMLAANTIRERCDELNLPIKMAFFLHIPFPSWDIMRLFPWDDELLQGILGCDSIGFHIEDYCLNFIDCCQRRLGCRVDRQQMLVEHNSRTVSINPLPISIPYERFVQLAEKAPKVVKNNPQEQLLLGVDRLDYTKGLVHRIRAFETLLEKHPELKEKVTFLQVAVPSRTDVKEYQELKEELDQLIGRINGQFSTPNWSPIRYIYGCVSQDQLAAFYRDSSVAVVTPLRDGMNLVAKEFVACQTGDPGVLLLSPFAGAGNSMHEALHVNPYETNEFADTIYRALTMPKDEREMRMKQLRRREREHDVNFWLRNFLKTVDCLSDQDKSAIPGRFPMGEEDFSEFLGSYVTESTRLALLLDYDGTLAPIAPHPDLAQMPPETRRVLERLAHMPDVNIAIISGRSLENVKSMVGIEGITYAGNHGFDIVHPDGTMFMHPVPHEYETQLELLKQRLQEVCVDGAWLENKGSCIAFHYREVPSNKTAAITSRAQELFQEVGIKMHQSHRAFEARPPVTWNKGRAAIYILRTLFGLDWCDRVSTIFAGDDKTDEDAMRALQGMAVTFRITRSQNLRSAATHRLPSTDAVLSMLKWIERRLGSRLPTIPNGIRSRTASMSSNSGGSSRSAGNRSPGNRSPGNKSPPNSPRSLSRSSSLQSPEPNKQVMMINELEYQQYLAKHSPARPSSTSPPRSPSRSTV